A genomic stretch from Hemicordylus capensis ecotype Gifberg chromosome 5, rHemCap1.1.pri, whole genome shotgun sequence includes:
- the CLCN3 gene encoding H(+)/Cl(-) exchange transporter 3 isoform X3 yields MESEQLFHRGYYRNSYNSITSASSDEELLDGAGVIMDFQTSEDDNLLDGDASIAGTHYTMTNGGSINSTTHLLDLLDEPIPGVGTYDDFHTIDWVREKCKDRERHRRINSKKKESAWEMTKSLYDAWSGWLVVTLTGLASGALAGLIDIAADWMTDLKEGICLRALWYNHEQCCWGSNEATFEERDKCPEWKTWAELILGQAEGPGSYIMNYITYIFWALSFAFLAVSLVKVFAPYACGSGIPEIKTILSGFIIRGYLGKWTLMIKTVTLVLAVASGLSLGKEGPLVHVACCCGNIFSYLFPKYSTNEAKKREVLSAASAAGVSVAFGAPIGGVLFSLEEVSYYFPLKTLWRSFFAALVAAFVLRSINPFGNSRLVLFYVEYHTPWYLFELLPFILLGVFGGLWGAFFIRANIAWCRRRKSTKFGKYPVLEVIIVAAITAVIAFPNPYTRVNTSELIKELFTDCGPLESSSLCDYKNDMNGSKIVDIADRPAGTRVYSAIWQLCLALIFKIIMTVFTFGIKVPSGLFIPSMAIGAIAGRIVGIAVEQLAAYHRDWFIFKEWCEAGADCITPGLYAMVGAAACLGGVTRMTVSLVVIVFELTGGLEYIVPLMAAVMTSKWVGDAFGREGIYEAHIRLNGYPFLDAKEEFTHTTLASDVMRPRRNDPPLAVLTQDNMTVDDIENLINETSYNGFPVIMSKESQRLVGFALRRDLTIAIESARKKQEGIVGSSRVCFAQHTPSLPAESPRPLKLRSILDMSPFTVTDHTPMEIVVDIFRKLGLRQCLVTHNGRLLGIITKKDILRHMAQTANQDPASIMFN; encoded by the exons CAGGAACTCATTATACAATGACAAATGGAGGAAGTATTAACAGTACAACACACTTACTGGACCTCTTGGATGAACCTATTCCTGGGGTTGGAACATACGATGACTTCCACACCATTGATTGGGTGCGAGAGAAATGCAAAGACAGAGAAAGGCACAGACGG ATCAACAGCAAGAAGAAAGAATCTGCCTGGGAGATGACAAAGAGTTTGTATGATGCATGGTCAGGATGGCTAGTCGTAACACTAACTGGTTTGGCATCGG GTGCATTGGCTGGGTTGATAGATATTGCTGCAGACTGGATGACTGATTTAAAAGAAGGCATTTGCCTCCGTGCCCTGTGGTATAACCATGAACAGTGTTGTTGGGGATCAAATGAGGCAACATTTGAAGAGCGAGACAAATGTCCAGAGTGGAAAACATGGGCAGAACTAATACTTGGTCAAGCAGAA gGTCCAGGCTCTTACATAATGAACTACATAACATATATTTTCTGGGCATTGAGCTTTGCTTTCCTTGCTGTTTCTCTGGTGAAGGTGTTTGCACCTTATGCTTGTGGCTCTGGGATTCCAGAG ATCAAAACTATATTGAGTGGCTTCATCATTAGAGGATACTTGGGCAAGTGGACCTTGATGATAAAAACAGTCACTTTAGTTTTGGCTGTAGCCTCAGGTTTGAGTTTAGGAAAAGAGGGCCCTCTTGTACATGTTGCCTGTTGCTGTGGAAATATCTTTTCTTACCTCTTTCCAAAGTATAGCACAAATGAAGCAAAAAAGAGAGAG GTACTATCAGCTGCTTCAGCAGCTGGAGTGTCGGTAGCCTTTGGTGCCCCAATTGGTGGAGTTCTTTTCAGCCTAGAGGAA GTCAGCTATTATTTTCCCCTGAAAACCTTATGGAGGTCATTTTTTGCTGCTTTAGTAGCTGCGTTTGTTTTGAGATCAATCAACCCTTTTGGTAACAGCCGCCTAGTTCTTTTTTATGTTGAGTACCATACCCCATGGTACCTATTTGAACTATTACCCTTCATTCTTCTGGGGGTATTTGGTGGGCTATGGGGAGCATTTTTCATACGTGCAAACATCGCATGGTGTCGCCGGCGCAAATCAACAAAATTTGGAAAGTATCCAGTTCTGGAAGTTATCATTGTAGCAGCAATAACTGCTGTCATTGCTTTCCCAAACCCATACACCCGAGTCAACACCAGTGAGCTTATTAAAGAACTCTTCACGGACTGTGGGCCTTTGGAATCTTCCTCCCTTTGTGATTACAAGAACGACATGAATGGCAGTAAAATAGTAGATATTGCTGACCGCCCAGCAGGCACTAGAGTGTATTCAGCAATATGGCAGCTATGTTTAGCTCTTATATTTAAGATTATAATGACAGTCTTCACCTTTGGTATCAAG GTTCCATCAGGTTTGTTCATACCTAGTATGGCCATTGGAGCAATAGCTGGGAGAATTGTGGGAATTGCAGTGGAACAGCTTGCTGCTTATCACCGTGACTGGTTTATCTTCAAGGAGTGGTGTGAAGCTGGAGCAGACTGTATAACACCAGGCCTCTATGCTATGGTTGGTGCTGCTGCATGCTTAG GTGGTGTAACAAGGATGACAGTCTCTCTAGTGGTTATTGTATTTGAATTAACGGGTGGGCTGGAATACATTGTGCCCCTCATGGCTGCAGTAATGACAAGCAAGTGGGTAGGAGACGCTTTTGGCAGGGAAGGTATCTATGAAGCACACATTCGTCTGAATGGATATCCTTTCTTGGATGCCAAAGAAGAATTTACTCATACTACACTGGCTTCTGATGTCATGAGACCGCGAAGAAATGATCCACCACTTGCAGTGTTAACCCAAGATAATATGACAGTGGACGACATAGAAAATTTGATCAATGAAACCAGCTATAATGGTTTCCCAGTTATAATGTCAAAAGAGTCTCAGAGACTAGTGGGATTTGCCCTAAGGAGAGATCTAACTATTGCAATAG AAAGTGCCAGAAAGAAGCAAGAAGGCATTGTTGGCAGTTCCAGAGTCTGTTTTGCTCAGCATACCCCATCACTTCCAGCAGAAAGTCCCCGGCCTTTGAAGCTTAGAAGCATCCTTGATATGAGCCCTTTTACTGTGACAGATCACACACCAATGGAGATAGTGGTGGATATTTTTCGCAAGCTGGGTCTGAGGCAGTGCCTTGTAACACACAATGG gcGCCTCCTTGGCATCATAACAAAAAAAGATATCCTCCGTCATATGGCCCAGACGGCAAACCAAGACCCCGCATCAATAATGTTCAACTGA
- the CLCN3 gene encoding H(+)/Cl(-) exchange transporter 3 isoform X1 gives MESEQLFHRGYYRNSYNSITSASSDEELLDGAGVIMDFQTSEDDNLLDGDASIAGTHYTMTNGGSINSTTHLLDLLDEPIPGVGTYDDFHTIDWVREKCKDRERHRRINSKKKESAWEMTKSLYDAWSGWLVVTLTGLASGALAGLIDIAADWMTDLKEGICLRALWYNHEQCCWGSNEATFEERDKCPEWKTWAELILGQAEGPGSYIMNYITYIFWALSFAFLAVSLVKVFAPYACGSGIPEIKTILSGFIIRGYLGKWTLMIKTVTLVLAVASGLSLGKEGPLVHVACCCGNIFSYLFPKYSTNEAKKREVLSAASAAGVSVAFGAPIGGVLFSLEEVSYYFPLKTLWRSFFAALVAAFVLRSINPFGNSRLVLFYVEYHTPWYLFELLPFILLGVFGGLWGAFFIRANIAWCRRRKSTKFGKYPVLEVIIVAAITAVIAFPNPYTRVNTSELIKELFTDCGPLESSSLCDYKNDMNGSKIVDIADRPAGTRVYSAIWQLCLALIFKIIMTVFTFGIKVPSGLFIPSMAIGAIAGRIVGIAVEQLAAYHRDWFIFKEWCEAGADCITPGLYAMVGAAACLGGVTRMTVSLVVIVFELTGGLEYIVPLMAAVMTSKWVGDAFGREGIYEAHIRLNGYPFLDAKEEFTHTTLASDVMRPRRNDPPLAVLTQDNMTVDDIENLINETSYNGFPVIMSKESQRLVGFALRRDLTIAIESARKKQEGIVGSSRVCFAQHTPSLPAESPRPLKLRSILDMSPFTVTDHTPMEIVVDIFRKLGLRQCLVTHNGIVLGIITKKNILEHLEQLKQHVEPLAPPWHHNKKRYPPSYGPDGKPRPRINNVQLNSVTEGREESEEEVHLLNSTTL, from the exons CAGGAACTCATTATACAATGACAAATGGAGGAAGTATTAACAGTACAACACACTTACTGGACCTCTTGGATGAACCTATTCCTGGGGTTGGAACATACGATGACTTCCACACCATTGATTGGGTGCGAGAGAAATGCAAAGACAGAGAAAGGCACAGACGG ATCAACAGCAAGAAGAAAGAATCTGCCTGGGAGATGACAAAGAGTTTGTATGATGCATGGTCAGGATGGCTAGTCGTAACACTAACTGGTTTGGCATCGG GTGCATTGGCTGGGTTGATAGATATTGCTGCAGACTGGATGACTGATTTAAAAGAAGGCATTTGCCTCCGTGCCCTGTGGTATAACCATGAACAGTGTTGTTGGGGATCAAATGAGGCAACATTTGAAGAGCGAGACAAATGTCCAGAGTGGAAAACATGGGCAGAACTAATACTTGGTCAAGCAGAA gGTCCAGGCTCTTACATAATGAACTACATAACATATATTTTCTGGGCATTGAGCTTTGCTTTCCTTGCTGTTTCTCTGGTGAAGGTGTTTGCACCTTATGCTTGTGGCTCTGGGATTCCAGAG ATCAAAACTATATTGAGTGGCTTCATCATTAGAGGATACTTGGGCAAGTGGACCTTGATGATAAAAACAGTCACTTTAGTTTTGGCTGTAGCCTCAGGTTTGAGTTTAGGAAAAGAGGGCCCTCTTGTACATGTTGCCTGTTGCTGTGGAAATATCTTTTCTTACCTCTTTCCAAAGTATAGCACAAATGAAGCAAAAAAGAGAGAG GTACTATCAGCTGCTTCAGCAGCTGGAGTGTCGGTAGCCTTTGGTGCCCCAATTGGTGGAGTTCTTTTCAGCCTAGAGGAA GTCAGCTATTATTTTCCCCTGAAAACCTTATGGAGGTCATTTTTTGCTGCTTTAGTAGCTGCGTTTGTTTTGAGATCAATCAACCCTTTTGGTAACAGCCGCCTAGTTCTTTTTTATGTTGAGTACCATACCCCATGGTACCTATTTGAACTATTACCCTTCATTCTTCTGGGGGTATTTGGTGGGCTATGGGGAGCATTTTTCATACGTGCAAACATCGCATGGTGTCGCCGGCGCAAATCAACAAAATTTGGAAAGTATCCAGTTCTGGAAGTTATCATTGTAGCAGCAATAACTGCTGTCATTGCTTTCCCAAACCCATACACCCGAGTCAACACCAGTGAGCTTATTAAAGAACTCTTCACGGACTGTGGGCCTTTGGAATCTTCCTCCCTTTGTGATTACAAGAACGACATGAATGGCAGTAAAATAGTAGATATTGCTGACCGCCCAGCAGGCACTAGAGTGTATTCAGCAATATGGCAGCTATGTTTAGCTCTTATATTTAAGATTATAATGACAGTCTTCACCTTTGGTATCAAG GTTCCATCAGGTTTGTTCATACCTAGTATGGCCATTGGAGCAATAGCTGGGAGAATTGTGGGAATTGCAGTGGAACAGCTTGCTGCTTATCACCGTGACTGGTTTATCTTCAAGGAGTGGTGTGAAGCTGGAGCAGACTGTATAACACCAGGCCTCTATGCTATGGTTGGTGCTGCTGCATGCTTAG GTGGTGTAACAAGGATGACAGTCTCTCTAGTGGTTATTGTATTTGAATTAACGGGTGGGCTGGAATACATTGTGCCCCTCATGGCTGCAGTAATGACAAGCAAGTGGGTAGGAGACGCTTTTGGCAGGGAAGGTATCTATGAAGCACACATTCGTCTGAATGGATATCCTTTCTTGGATGCCAAAGAAGAATTTACTCATACTACACTGGCTTCTGATGTCATGAGACCGCGAAGAAATGATCCACCACTTGCAGTGTTAACCCAAGATAATATGACAGTGGACGACATAGAAAATTTGATCAATGAAACCAGCTATAATGGTTTCCCAGTTATAATGTCAAAAGAGTCTCAGAGACTAGTGGGATTTGCCCTAAGGAGAGATCTAACTATTGCAATAG AAAGTGCCAGAAAGAAGCAAGAAGGCATTGTTGGCAGTTCCAGAGTCTGTTTTGCTCAGCATACCCCATCACTTCCAGCAGAAAGTCCCCGGCCTTTGAAGCTTAGAAGCATCCTTGATATGAGCCCTTTTACTGTGACAGATCACACACCAATGGAGATAGTGGTGGATATTTTTCGCAAGCTGGGTCTGAGGCAGTGCCTTGTAACACACAATGG GATTGTCTTGGGGATCATCACAAAGAAGAACATATTAGAACATCTCGAGCAACTAAAGCAGCACGTCGAACCCTTG gcGCCTCCTTGGCATCATAACAAAAAAAGATATCCTCCGTCATATGGCCCAGACGGCAAACCAAGACCCCGCATCAATAATGTTCAACTGAATTCAGTCAcggaggggagagaggaaagtgaaGAGGAGGTTCATTTGCTGAATAGCACAACACTTTAG
- the CLCN3 gene encoding H(+)/Cl(-) exchange transporter 3 isoform X2, with the protein MEVSSDPYLPYDGGGDGIPLRELHKRAGTHYTMTNGGSINSTTHLLDLLDEPIPGVGTYDDFHTIDWVREKCKDRERHRRINSKKKESAWEMTKSLYDAWSGWLVVTLTGLASGALAGLIDIAADWMTDLKEGICLRALWYNHEQCCWGSNEATFEERDKCPEWKTWAELILGQAEGPGSYIMNYITYIFWALSFAFLAVSLVKVFAPYACGSGIPEIKTILSGFIIRGYLGKWTLMIKTVTLVLAVASGLSLGKEGPLVHVACCCGNIFSYLFPKYSTNEAKKREVLSAASAAGVSVAFGAPIGGVLFSLEEVSYYFPLKTLWRSFFAALVAAFVLRSINPFGNSRLVLFYVEYHTPWYLFELLPFILLGVFGGLWGAFFIRANIAWCRRRKSTKFGKYPVLEVIIVAAITAVIAFPNPYTRVNTSELIKELFTDCGPLESSSLCDYKNDMNGSKIVDIADRPAGTRVYSAIWQLCLALIFKIIMTVFTFGIKVPSGLFIPSMAIGAIAGRIVGIAVEQLAAYHRDWFIFKEWCEAGADCITPGLYAMVGAAACLGGVTRMTVSLVVIVFELTGGLEYIVPLMAAVMTSKWVGDAFGREGIYEAHIRLNGYPFLDAKEEFTHTTLASDVMRPRRNDPPLAVLTQDNMTVDDIENLINETSYNGFPVIMSKESQRLVGFALRRDLTIAIESARKKQEGIVGSSRVCFAQHTPSLPAESPRPLKLRSILDMSPFTVTDHTPMEIVVDIFRKLGLRQCLVTHNGIVLGIITKKNILEHLEQLKQHVEPLAPPWHHNKKRYPPSYGPDGKPRPRINNVQLNSVTEGREESEEEVHLLNSTTL; encoded by the exons CAGGAACTCATTATACAATGACAAATGGAGGAAGTATTAACAGTACAACACACTTACTGGACCTCTTGGATGAACCTATTCCTGGGGTTGGAACATACGATGACTTCCACACCATTGATTGGGTGCGAGAGAAATGCAAAGACAGAGAAAGGCACAGACGG ATCAACAGCAAGAAGAAAGAATCTGCCTGGGAGATGACAAAGAGTTTGTATGATGCATGGTCAGGATGGCTAGTCGTAACACTAACTGGTTTGGCATCGG GTGCATTGGCTGGGTTGATAGATATTGCTGCAGACTGGATGACTGATTTAAAAGAAGGCATTTGCCTCCGTGCCCTGTGGTATAACCATGAACAGTGTTGTTGGGGATCAAATGAGGCAACATTTGAAGAGCGAGACAAATGTCCAGAGTGGAAAACATGGGCAGAACTAATACTTGGTCAAGCAGAA gGTCCAGGCTCTTACATAATGAACTACATAACATATATTTTCTGGGCATTGAGCTTTGCTTTCCTTGCTGTTTCTCTGGTGAAGGTGTTTGCACCTTATGCTTGTGGCTCTGGGATTCCAGAG ATCAAAACTATATTGAGTGGCTTCATCATTAGAGGATACTTGGGCAAGTGGACCTTGATGATAAAAACAGTCACTTTAGTTTTGGCTGTAGCCTCAGGTTTGAGTTTAGGAAAAGAGGGCCCTCTTGTACATGTTGCCTGTTGCTGTGGAAATATCTTTTCTTACCTCTTTCCAAAGTATAGCACAAATGAAGCAAAAAAGAGAGAG GTACTATCAGCTGCTTCAGCAGCTGGAGTGTCGGTAGCCTTTGGTGCCCCAATTGGTGGAGTTCTTTTCAGCCTAGAGGAA GTCAGCTATTATTTTCCCCTGAAAACCTTATGGAGGTCATTTTTTGCTGCTTTAGTAGCTGCGTTTGTTTTGAGATCAATCAACCCTTTTGGTAACAGCCGCCTAGTTCTTTTTTATGTTGAGTACCATACCCCATGGTACCTATTTGAACTATTACCCTTCATTCTTCTGGGGGTATTTGGTGGGCTATGGGGAGCATTTTTCATACGTGCAAACATCGCATGGTGTCGCCGGCGCAAATCAACAAAATTTGGAAAGTATCCAGTTCTGGAAGTTATCATTGTAGCAGCAATAACTGCTGTCATTGCTTTCCCAAACCCATACACCCGAGTCAACACCAGTGAGCTTATTAAAGAACTCTTCACGGACTGTGGGCCTTTGGAATCTTCCTCCCTTTGTGATTACAAGAACGACATGAATGGCAGTAAAATAGTAGATATTGCTGACCGCCCAGCAGGCACTAGAGTGTATTCAGCAATATGGCAGCTATGTTTAGCTCTTATATTTAAGATTATAATGACAGTCTTCACCTTTGGTATCAAG GTTCCATCAGGTTTGTTCATACCTAGTATGGCCATTGGAGCAATAGCTGGGAGAATTGTGGGAATTGCAGTGGAACAGCTTGCTGCTTATCACCGTGACTGGTTTATCTTCAAGGAGTGGTGTGAAGCTGGAGCAGACTGTATAACACCAGGCCTCTATGCTATGGTTGGTGCTGCTGCATGCTTAG GTGGTGTAACAAGGATGACAGTCTCTCTAGTGGTTATTGTATTTGAATTAACGGGTGGGCTGGAATACATTGTGCCCCTCATGGCTGCAGTAATGACAAGCAAGTGGGTAGGAGACGCTTTTGGCAGGGAAGGTATCTATGAAGCACACATTCGTCTGAATGGATATCCTTTCTTGGATGCCAAAGAAGAATTTACTCATACTACACTGGCTTCTGATGTCATGAGACCGCGAAGAAATGATCCACCACTTGCAGTGTTAACCCAAGATAATATGACAGTGGACGACATAGAAAATTTGATCAATGAAACCAGCTATAATGGTTTCCCAGTTATAATGTCAAAAGAGTCTCAGAGACTAGTGGGATTTGCCCTAAGGAGAGATCTAACTATTGCAATAG AAAGTGCCAGAAAGAAGCAAGAAGGCATTGTTGGCAGTTCCAGAGTCTGTTTTGCTCAGCATACCCCATCACTTCCAGCAGAAAGTCCCCGGCCTTTGAAGCTTAGAAGCATCCTTGATATGAGCCCTTTTACTGTGACAGATCACACACCAATGGAGATAGTGGTGGATATTTTTCGCAAGCTGGGTCTGAGGCAGTGCCTTGTAACACACAATGG GATTGTCTTGGGGATCATCACAAAGAAGAACATATTAGAACATCTCGAGCAACTAAAGCAGCACGTCGAACCCTTG gcGCCTCCTTGGCATCATAACAAAAAAAGATATCCTCCGTCATATGGCCCAGACGGCAAACCAAGACCCCGCATCAATAATGTTCAACTGAATTCAGTCAcggaggggagagaggaaagtgaaGAGGAGGTTCATTTGCTGAATAGCACAACACTTTAG
- the CLCN3 gene encoding H(+)/Cl(-) exchange transporter 3 isoform X4: protein MEVSSDPYLPYDGGGDGIPLRELHKRAGTHYTMTNGGSINSTTHLLDLLDEPIPGVGTYDDFHTIDWVREKCKDRERHRRINSKKKESAWEMTKSLYDAWSGWLVVTLTGLASGALAGLIDIAADWMTDLKEGICLRALWYNHEQCCWGSNEATFEERDKCPEWKTWAELILGQAEGPGSYIMNYITYIFWALSFAFLAVSLVKVFAPYACGSGIPEIKTILSGFIIRGYLGKWTLMIKTVTLVLAVASGLSLGKEGPLVHVACCCGNIFSYLFPKYSTNEAKKREVLSAASAAGVSVAFGAPIGGVLFSLEEVSYYFPLKTLWRSFFAALVAAFVLRSINPFGNSRLVLFYVEYHTPWYLFELLPFILLGVFGGLWGAFFIRANIAWCRRRKSTKFGKYPVLEVIIVAAITAVIAFPNPYTRVNTSELIKELFTDCGPLESSSLCDYKNDMNGSKIVDIADRPAGTRVYSAIWQLCLALIFKIIMTVFTFGIKVPSGLFIPSMAIGAIAGRIVGIAVEQLAAYHRDWFIFKEWCEAGADCITPGLYAMVGAAACLGGVTRMTVSLVVIVFELTGGLEYIVPLMAAVMTSKWVGDAFGREGIYEAHIRLNGYPFLDAKEEFTHTTLASDVMRPRRNDPPLAVLTQDNMTVDDIENLINETSYNGFPVIMSKESQRLVGFALRRDLTIAIESARKKQEGIVGSSRVCFAQHTPSLPAESPRPLKLRSILDMSPFTVTDHTPMEIVVDIFRKLGLRQCLVTHNGRLLGIITKKDILRHMAQTANQDPASIMFN, encoded by the exons CAGGAACTCATTATACAATGACAAATGGAGGAAGTATTAACAGTACAACACACTTACTGGACCTCTTGGATGAACCTATTCCTGGGGTTGGAACATACGATGACTTCCACACCATTGATTGGGTGCGAGAGAAATGCAAAGACAGAGAAAGGCACAGACGG ATCAACAGCAAGAAGAAAGAATCTGCCTGGGAGATGACAAAGAGTTTGTATGATGCATGGTCAGGATGGCTAGTCGTAACACTAACTGGTTTGGCATCGG GTGCATTGGCTGGGTTGATAGATATTGCTGCAGACTGGATGACTGATTTAAAAGAAGGCATTTGCCTCCGTGCCCTGTGGTATAACCATGAACAGTGTTGTTGGGGATCAAATGAGGCAACATTTGAAGAGCGAGACAAATGTCCAGAGTGGAAAACATGGGCAGAACTAATACTTGGTCAAGCAGAA gGTCCAGGCTCTTACATAATGAACTACATAACATATATTTTCTGGGCATTGAGCTTTGCTTTCCTTGCTGTTTCTCTGGTGAAGGTGTTTGCACCTTATGCTTGTGGCTCTGGGATTCCAGAG ATCAAAACTATATTGAGTGGCTTCATCATTAGAGGATACTTGGGCAAGTGGACCTTGATGATAAAAACAGTCACTTTAGTTTTGGCTGTAGCCTCAGGTTTGAGTTTAGGAAAAGAGGGCCCTCTTGTACATGTTGCCTGTTGCTGTGGAAATATCTTTTCTTACCTCTTTCCAAAGTATAGCACAAATGAAGCAAAAAAGAGAGAG GTACTATCAGCTGCTTCAGCAGCTGGAGTGTCGGTAGCCTTTGGTGCCCCAATTGGTGGAGTTCTTTTCAGCCTAGAGGAA GTCAGCTATTATTTTCCCCTGAAAACCTTATGGAGGTCATTTTTTGCTGCTTTAGTAGCTGCGTTTGTTTTGAGATCAATCAACCCTTTTGGTAACAGCCGCCTAGTTCTTTTTTATGTTGAGTACCATACCCCATGGTACCTATTTGAACTATTACCCTTCATTCTTCTGGGGGTATTTGGTGGGCTATGGGGAGCATTTTTCATACGTGCAAACATCGCATGGTGTCGCCGGCGCAAATCAACAAAATTTGGAAAGTATCCAGTTCTGGAAGTTATCATTGTAGCAGCAATAACTGCTGTCATTGCTTTCCCAAACCCATACACCCGAGTCAACACCAGTGAGCTTATTAAAGAACTCTTCACGGACTGTGGGCCTTTGGAATCTTCCTCCCTTTGTGATTACAAGAACGACATGAATGGCAGTAAAATAGTAGATATTGCTGACCGCCCAGCAGGCACTAGAGTGTATTCAGCAATATGGCAGCTATGTTTAGCTCTTATATTTAAGATTATAATGACAGTCTTCACCTTTGGTATCAAG GTTCCATCAGGTTTGTTCATACCTAGTATGGCCATTGGAGCAATAGCTGGGAGAATTGTGGGAATTGCAGTGGAACAGCTTGCTGCTTATCACCGTGACTGGTTTATCTTCAAGGAGTGGTGTGAAGCTGGAGCAGACTGTATAACACCAGGCCTCTATGCTATGGTTGGTGCTGCTGCATGCTTAG GTGGTGTAACAAGGATGACAGTCTCTCTAGTGGTTATTGTATTTGAATTAACGGGTGGGCTGGAATACATTGTGCCCCTCATGGCTGCAGTAATGACAAGCAAGTGGGTAGGAGACGCTTTTGGCAGGGAAGGTATCTATGAAGCACACATTCGTCTGAATGGATATCCTTTCTTGGATGCCAAAGAAGAATTTACTCATACTACACTGGCTTCTGATGTCATGAGACCGCGAAGAAATGATCCACCACTTGCAGTGTTAACCCAAGATAATATGACAGTGGACGACATAGAAAATTTGATCAATGAAACCAGCTATAATGGTTTCCCAGTTATAATGTCAAAAGAGTCTCAGAGACTAGTGGGATTTGCCCTAAGGAGAGATCTAACTATTGCAATAG AAAGTGCCAGAAAGAAGCAAGAAGGCATTGTTGGCAGTTCCAGAGTCTGTTTTGCTCAGCATACCCCATCACTTCCAGCAGAAAGTCCCCGGCCTTTGAAGCTTAGAAGCATCCTTGATATGAGCCCTTTTACTGTGACAGATCACACACCAATGGAGATAGTGGTGGATATTTTTCGCAAGCTGGGTCTGAGGCAGTGCCTTGTAACACACAATGG gcGCCTCCTTGGCATCATAACAAAAAAAGATATCCTCCGTCATATGGCCCAGACGGCAAACCAAGACCCCGCATCAATAATGTTCAACTGA